The following are encoded in a window of Chloroflexia bacterium SDU3-3 genomic DNA:
- the recN gene encoding DNA repair protein RecN, whose amino-acid sequence MLLELNISDFAIIDRLNLRLTPGFNALTGETGAGKSIIIDALGTLRGERADPSFVRAGAERARIEGVFSIGDTPAIIPLLQEYGLWEEDDETIILVRELSAGSGRSVARINGRAVNSGILREVGGQLVDIHGQHEGLSLFNTRTHGEMLDRYGQLLPLRGQVGERYAALRSTQDELSKLRAAAARRTERIEELQLLLDDVRDAKLRAGEEQELLQERALVQNGARITDLVSRSYALLYAGQESGKGAARSIIESMGVVNDSLAELGRLDPSVEKLAELAAELLYTLEDLSANVRAYRDSMEFDSARLDAIEDRLTLIREMQRKHHGTVEEILDRAARATEEIDRLTHSAEHMADLEAQEQRLREEVGRLAAQLSQRRREVGNRLGEAVVASMRDLAMPNVRFQVSLEQALDPRGVPARLPHAAPPPEGTPARYACDKTGIDRIEFMLSPNPGEPLKPLAKIASGGESARLLLALKSILSKVDEVPTLIFDEVDVGVGGRAGHVVGEKLWGISAQHQVICITHLPQVAAFGDSHYAIAKQVLGSSAEGNQRTRTKISQLSDDQRVDEIAAMLDGVPISEHSRNSAREMLERADQFKQRIRSSTPQLEMLPKG is encoded by the coding sequence ATGCTGCTAGAGCTTAACATTAGTGATTTTGCGATCATCGATCGCCTCAACCTTCGTCTGACACCTGGGTTCAACGCCCTGACGGGCGAGACCGGCGCAGGCAAGTCGATCATCATCGACGCGCTCGGCACCCTGCGCGGCGAGCGCGCCGACCCTAGCTTTGTGCGGGCCGGTGCCGAGCGGGCGCGGATCGAGGGTGTGTTCAGCATCGGCGACACGCCCGCCATCATCCCGCTGCTGCAGGAGTACGGCCTGTGGGAAGAGGATGACGAGACGATTATCCTGGTGCGCGAGCTGAGCGCGGGCAGCGGGCGTAGCGTGGCCCGCATCAACGGGCGCGCGGTCAACAGCGGCATCCTGCGCGAGGTGGGCGGCCAGCTAGTCGACATCCACGGCCAGCACGAGGGCCTCTCGCTGTTCAACACCCGCACCCACGGCGAGATGCTCGACCGCTATGGCCAGCTGCTGCCCCTGCGCGGCCAGGTGGGCGAGCGCTACGCCGCCCTGCGCAGCACCCAGGACGAGCTGTCCAAGCTGCGCGCCGCCGCCGCCCGCCGCACCGAGCGGATCGAGGAGCTGCAGCTGCTGCTGGATGATGTGCGCGACGCCAAGCTGCGCGCTGGCGAGGAGCAGGAGTTGCTGCAGGAGCGCGCGCTAGTGCAGAATGGCGCGCGGATCACCGATCTCGTGTCGCGATCCTACGCGCTGCTCTACGCCGGGCAGGAGAGCGGCAAAGGCGCGGCCCGCTCGATCATCGAGTCCATGGGTGTGGTGAACGACAGCCTGGCCGAGCTTGGGCGGCTCGACCCCTCGGTCGAGAAGCTGGCCGAGCTTGCGGCAGAGCTGCTCTATACCTTGGAAGATCTGTCTGCCAATGTGCGGGCCTACCGCGACAGCATGGAATTTGACTCGGCGCGGCTGGACGCCATCGAGGATCGGCTGACCCTCATCCGCGAGATGCAGCGCAAGCACCACGGCACGGTGGAGGAGATCCTCGACCGCGCCGCCAGGGCCACCGAGGAGATCGACCGCTTGACCCACAGCGCCGAGCACATGGCCGACCTTGAGGCCCAGGAGCAGCGCCTGCGCGAGGAGGTGGGCCGCCTAGCCGCCCAGCTCTCGCAGCGCCGCCGCGAGGTGGGCAACCGTCTGGGCGAGGCGGTGGTGGCATCAATGCGCGATCTAGCCATGCCCAACGTGCGCTTCCAGGTGAGCCTGGAGCAGGCGCTCGACCCGCGCGGCGTGCCCGCGCGGCTGCCCCACGCCGCGCCGCCACCCGAGGGCACACCCGCCCGCTACGCCTGCGATAAGACCGGCATCGACCGGATCGAGTTTATGCTCTCGCCCAACCCCGGCGAGCCGCTCAAGCCGCTGGCCAAGATCGCATCCGGCGGCGAGAGCGCCCGCCTGCTGCTGGCGCTCAAGTCCATCCTCTCGAAGGTGGATGAGGTGCCGACCCTGATCTTTGATGAGGTAGATGTGGGCGTCGGCGGGCGCGCGGGCCACGTGGTGGGCGAGAAGCTCTGGGGCATCAGCGCGCAGCACCAGGTGATCTGCATCACCCACCTGCCGCAGGTCGCGGCCTTTGGCGACTCGCACTACGCCATCGCCAAGCAGGTGCTCGGCTCATCCGCCGAGGGCAACCAGCGCACCCGCACCAAGATCAGCCAGCTCTCCGACGACCAGCGGGTGGATGAGATCGCGGCCATGCTGGATGGTGTGCCGATCAGCGAGCACAGCCGCAACAGCGCCCGCGAGATGCTGGAGCGCGCCGACCAGTTCAAGCAGCGCATCCGCTCATCAACCCCTCAGCTTGAGATGTTGCCCAAGGGCTGA
- a CDS encoding CDP-alcohol phosphatidyltransferase family protein, which translates to MSVRVQFEQHVREAVAQLVRRTIARAPITPNTLTVIGTLMTIATVPLISRGYFLAAGLALILTSVFDMLDGALARVTQRTSAFGAFLDSALDRYSDALLLFGFFMYFQHTAPGAVESTLAFLATIGSLLTSYMRARAEAVGFACKVGLVERPERMVLIILGLLTGWVAPMLWVLAVLTNVTALQRLLHVWHSERSSHGGAPRPNQR; encoded by the coding sequence ATGTCGGTACGGGTTCAGTTCGAGCAGCATGTACGCGAGGCCGTGGCCCAGCTGGTGCGCCGCACCATCGCCCGCGCGCCGATCACCCCCAACACGCTCACGGTGATCGGCACGCTGATGACCATCGCCACCGTGCCCCTGATCAGCCGGGGCTACTTTCTGGCGGCGGGACTCGCGCTCATCCTCACGAGCGTGTTCGACATGCTGGATGGCGCGCTGGCCCGCGTCACCCAGCGCACCAGCGCGTTTGGAGCCTTCCTCGACTCGGCGCTCGACCGCTACAGCGATGCCCTGCTGCTGTTCGGCTTTTTCATGTACTTCCAGCACACCGCCCCCGGCGCGGTCGAGAGCACGCTAGCCTTTCTGGCCACGATCGGCTCGCTGCTCACCAGCTACATGCGCGCCCGCGCCGAGGCCGTGGGCTTCGCCTGCAAGGTGGGGCTTGTTGAGCGGCCCGAGCGCATGGTGCTGATAATCCTGGGCCTGCTGACCGGCTGGGTGGCGCCCATGCTGTGGGTACTCGCTGTGCTTACCAACGTCACCGCGCTGCAGCGCCTGCTGCACGTGTGGCACAGCGAGCGCAGCAGCCACGGCGGCGCGCCGCGCCCCAACCAGCGCTGA
- a CDS encoding ParB/RepB/Spo0J family partition protein: MKKPRGLGSGLGALLPDAPASGVREIAISEIHQNPRQPRTYFDEDMLEDLVASIREHGIIQPLIVSERERGYELVAGERRWRAAQRAGLTQVPVIVRETTPQQLLELALIENIQRADLNPMEEARAFDELVREFGLTDSEVAQRVGKNNRVTVANTRRLLKLSPQAQEAILKNTITAGHGRALLRFEDADQQQAALAALIDDALSVREAEELGELAQTNGGDVARAIDTLRRKRASRVGGGRGKQRAEVPASPAEEAPAATTSADDRALGDELGKLLHTPVAITRTSKELRVTISFYDEEKIQEFLDLLAGAQP, encoded by the coding sequence ATGAAGAAGCCACGCGGCCTGGGCAGCGGCCTGGGCGCGCTGCTCCCCGACGCGCCCGCCAGCGGGGTGCGCGAGATCGCGATCAGCGAGATCCACCAGAACCCGCGGCAGCCGCGCACCTACTTCGACGAGGACATGCTGGAAGATCTGGTCGCTTCCATCCGCGAGCACGGCATCATCCAGCCGCTGATCGTCAGCGAGCGCGAGCGCGGCTACGAGCTGGTGGCTGGTGAGCGCCGCTGGCGGGCGGCTCAGCGCGCGGGCCTGACCCAAGTGCCGGTGATCGTGCGCGAGACCACGCCCCAGCAACTGCTGGAGCTGGCCCTGATCGAGAACATCCAGCGCGCCGACCTGAACCCCATGGAGGAGGCCCGCGCCTTCGACGAGCTGGTGCGCGAGTTCGGCCTGACCGACAGCGAGGTGGCCCAGCGTGTGGGCAAGAACAACCGCGTGACCGTGGCCAATACCCGCCGCCTGCTCAAGCTCTCGCCCCAGGCCCAGGAGGCCATCCTCAAGAATACCATCACCGCAGGTCACGGCCGCGCGCTGCTGCGCTTCGAGGATGCCGACCAGCAGCAGGCTGCCCTGGCGGCCCTGATCGACGACGCCCTGAGCGTTCGCGAGGCCGAGGAGCTGGGCGAGCTGGCCCAGACCAATGGCGGCGATGTGGCCCGCGCTATCGACACACTGCGCCGCAAGCGCGCATCGCGCGTGGGCGGCGGGCGCGGCAAGCAGCGCGCCGAGGTACCCGCCAGCCCCGCTGAAGAAGCGCCCGCCGCCACCACCAGCGCCGATGACCGCGCGCTGGGCGACGAGCTGGGCAAGCTGCTGCATACGCCGGTGGCGATCACGCGCACCAGCAAAGAGCTGCGTGTGACTATCTCGTTCTACGACGAGGAGAAGATCCAAGAGTTCCTTGACCTGCTGGCGGGCGCACAACCGTGA
- a CDS encoding M28 family peptidase, translating to MSDLHPEALYEHVKALATTIGPRPTGSLAEAKARDYIRTTLAARGIATEEIPFLCWDTWGYTMCVPAALVVAATILGRSGRLRRLAGAATAAYSVYHMWQSMLNVKQPMRWLFPKVPTATTVARIPAQQQAHRRVVLIGHTDSNKQRPSFTQGRKKLLQASSSVGFLAHALAAAALLAQSIRPTRMGGAAQAAAGLVVGGFLAGLAYDELAPFVPGAQDNATAVACLLGLGAHIQTHPLEQTEVWLAFTGAEESSCMGTHALLDQYGDELRDAYFIDFELVGSSRIAYVTRHSGITYFTPYAPDADSLALARAAAERSRQLGVTGQPVVIVEEVASLRRRGFRGICLVGLDAEGWLPHWHQATDDADHIDPEGLATASQFALAMIQELDGQHTPLTEARKSA from the coding sequence ATGAGCGACCTTCATCCAGAGGCCCTCTACGAGCACGTCAAGGCGCTCGCCACGACCATCGGGCCGCGGCCAACCGGCAGCCTCGCCGAGGCCAAGGCCCGCGACTACATCCGCACCACGCTGGCCGCACGCGGCATCGCAACCGAGGAGATCCCATTTCTCTGCTGGGACACGTGGGGCTATACCATGTGCGTCCCAGCGGCGCTGGTGGTGGCGGCCACCATCCTGGGGCGCAGCGGGCGGCTGCGCAGGCTGGCGGGCGCAGCCACGGCGGCCTACAGTGTCTACCACATGTGGCAGTCGATGCTCAACGTCAAGCAGCCGATGCGCTGGCTCTTCCCCAAGGTGCCTACGGCCACCACGGTGGCCCGCATTCCGGCGCAGCAGCAGGCCCACCGCAGGGTGGTGCTGATCGGCCACACCGACAGCAACAAGCAGCGGCCATCATTCACACAGGGGCGCAAGAAGCTGCTACAAGCCTCATCGAGCGTGGGATTCCTAGCCCACGCGTTGGCGGCGGCGGCCCTGCTGGCCCAGTCCATCCGGCCCACCAGGATGGGCGGCGCGGCGCAGGCGGCGGCAGGGCTGGTCGTCGGCGGCTTCCTGGCAGGGCTGGCGTATGACGAACTGGCCCCCTTTGTCCCCGGCGCGCAGGATAACGCCACAGCAGTGGCGTGCCTGCTGGGGCTAGGGGCGCACATCCAGACCCACCCGCTAGAGCAAACCGAGGTGTGGCTGGCCTTCACAGGGGCTGAGGAGAGCAGCTGTATGGGAACCCACGCGCTGCTGGATCAGTATGGCGACGAGCTGCGCGACGCCTACTTCATCGACTTTGAGTTGGTGGGGTCGAGCCGGATCGCCTATGTGACGCGGCACAGCGGCATCACCTACTTCACGCCCTACGCGCCCGACGCGGACTCGCTGGCCCTTGCCAGGGCCGCCGCCGAGCGCAGCCGCCAGCTAGGCGTCACTGGACAGCCCGTGGTAATCGTCGAGGAGGTGGCCAGCCTGCGGCGGCGCGGGTTCCGGGGCATCTGCCTCGTGGGGCTGGACGCCGAGGGCTGGCTGCCGCACTGGCATCAGGCCACCGACGACGCCGACCACATCGACCCGGAGGGGCTGGCAACCGCATCCCAGTTCGCCCTGGCCATGATTCAAGAGCTGGATGGCCAGCACACGCCGCTGACCGAGGCGCGCAAGAGCGCCTAA